The Parasegetibacter sp. NRK P23 genomic sequence TCCCACATAATGGAGGTTAGCTTCGGTGATCACCGCGCGGTGCACCTTCGATTTGAGCACTTCAATTTGCATAATGGCGCAAAATTAGGGTAAAAAATAGATCAGGCGTGTACCAATAAATTATCGATGAGTCGCACCTTGCCCATAAAAGCGGCGCAAAGGATCACGGCGTCGATGCCGGGTTGCCAGGGCCCAAGCGTGGCGGCATCCGCTGGTGTACAATAATCCACCTTATCAAAACCGGCGGCCAGCAGTTTTTGTTCGGCCTCCTTTTCAAGATCGGGTACGGGTATGGAAGAAAGTGTTCCGGCCATTTCTTTCATGGTGCGCCAGATGGCGGTGGCTTTTTTACGCTCTTCTTCGGAAAGGCGCATATTGCGGCTGCTCATGGCGAGTCCTGAAGTTTCCCGGAGCGTGGGCATAATCTTGAGGCTGGTGGCGCTTTGCTTCAGTTCCAGCAAACGGGCGATCACCATGCATTGCTGGTAATCCTTTTGTCCCATATATATATTATCCGGTGCTACAATATCGAGCAACCTGCTCACCACCTGGCAAACGCCCTGGAAATGGCCCGGCCGGAAAGCGCCTTCAAGGATGTTTTCCAGGTTTCCGAGCTCAAAAGATGTTTGCTGAATGGCGCCTTCAGGATACATCTCCTCCACGGAAGGCAGAAACAATACATCGGTACCGATTGAAACAAGTTGTTGAATATCACTTTCCGTTGTGATGGGATATAGCTTAAAATCGTTGGGGTCATTGAATTGGGTAGGGTTCACGAAAATACTGCAAACCGTTGTTTGTCCGTTGTTTCCGGCAGCCCGAAGCAGGGAAAGATGTCCTTCATGGAGGGCGCCCATGGTGGGAACGAAACCAATGGATTTGCCCTGGCTGCGTTGTTCCCTGAGCCATTTCCGGTAGGGGAGGATCGTTCTGAAAATGATCATACGGTTAGCGTTGAAAAATGATAGAAAGCGGCAAGTTCGGCTGATTTGAATAAAAATCGTACCTTTGCCAACTAAATTTTAGAGGTTCCAAACAAATCGCGCCCAATAATGTCAGCAAAGAAAAGAATTTTATTCATTGCCAACGAAATGTCTCCGTACCTGGAATTGACAGAGTTCGCGGAACTGGTCAATAAACTGGCCATCAAATCGAACGACAATAACCTGGAGGTGAGGTGCATTATGCCCCGTTTCGGTGTGGTTAATGAAAGAAGGCACCGCCTGCATGAAGTGGTAAGATTGTCGGGAATCAACGTAGCGGTTGATAATGATGATTTCCCCTTGCAGATCAAGGTAGCATCCCTGCCCAACGCCCGTTTGCAGGTGTACTTCCTCGACAATGAAGATCTCTTCAAACGCAAACATATTTTCCACGACGATAACGAGGAATGGTTCGAAGACAATGACCTCAGAACTGTTTTCTTCTGCAAAGGCGCCCTGGAAACCGTGAAGAAATTCGGCTGGCCGCCAGACATTATCCATTGCAGCGGCTGGATGAGCGGATTGATTCCACTGTACCTCAAAACGATCTACAAAAAAGA encodes the following:
- a CDS encoding glycogen/starch synthase; translation: MSAKKRILFIANEMSPYLELTEFAELVNKLAIKSNDNNLEVRCIMPRFGVVNERRHRLHEVVRLSGINVAVDNDDFPLQIKVASLPNARLQVYFLDNEDLFKRKHIFHDDNEEWFEDNDLRTVFFCKGALETVKKFGWPPDIIHCSGWMSGLIPLYLKTIYKKEPVFSHSKVVFTIGQNTFKESLGEDFVKKANLNGALKDKDLDAFKEANNTAMFRGGATYADAITFGEEKIEKKLLDEFSKVKGKKVLPFNAESDLTDYLQLYNDLAK
- the panC gene encoding pantoate--beta-alanine ligase, translating into MIIFRTILPYRKWLREQRSQGKSIGFVPTMGALHEGHLSLLRAAGNNGQTTVCSIFVNPTQFNDPNDFKLYPITTESDIQQLVSIGTDVLFLPSVEEMYPEGAIQQTSFELGNLENILEGAFRPGHFQGVCQVVSRLLDIVAPDNIYMGQKDYQQCMVIARLLELKQSATSLKIMPTLRETSGLAMSSRNMRLSEEERKKATAIWRTMKEMAGTLSSIPVPDLEKEAEQKLLAAGFDKVDYCTPADAATLGPWQPGIDAVILCAAFMGKVRLIDNLLVHA